A section of the Oryza sativa Japonica Group chromosome 1, ASM3414082v1 genome encodes:
- the LOC4326647 gene encoding acyl transferase 5-like, with translation MAAAAAVAAVAAAAAAAEPTVSKSAPELVPPAGPTPRGALPLSSIDKTAAVRVSVDFIQVFPPATGGPAADGQEDAVARMRDGFARALVPYYPVAGRIAEPAPGDVVVDCTGEGVWFVEATASCTLADVNNLERPLLIAKEHLLPRPPPEEKLEDLILMAQVTKFTCGGFAVGICFSHLVFDGQGAAQFLKAAGEMARGLPAPSVPPVWDRDAIPDPPKPPPRGPPPSFTAFNFVTQVVDVSPESIARIKEDFSASPTGGGQACSTFDAVTAVVFRCRALAASSLPDDAEVRLGFAASTRHLLAGVLPAVDGYYGNCVYPVGIARHRGAVRGAALAEVVGVVREAKEALAARFTDWLGGGGGGDHYDVPLDYGTVTVSDWSRVGFNEVDYGFGEPGYVFTLNDDVNIVASVIYLRPPAPKRGIRLMLRCVEEPHAAAFADELAKFA, from the exons atggccgccgccgccgccgtcgccgccgtcgccgccgcggccgcggccgcggagcCCACCGTCTCCAAGTCGGCGCCGGAGCTGGTCCCGCCCGCGGGGCCCACCCCGCGCGGCGCGCTGCCGCTGTCGTCCATCGACAAGACCGCCGCGGTGCGCGTCTCGGTGGACTTCATCCAGGTGTTCccgccggcgaccggcgggCCCGCGGCGGACGGCCAGGAGGACGCCGTGGCCAGGATGCGCGACGGGTTCGCGAGGGCGCTCGTGCCGTACTACCCGGTGGCCGGCCGGATCGCGGAGCCGGCCCCCGGGGACGTGGTGGTGGACTGCACCGGCGAGGGGGTGTGGTTCGTGGAGGCCACGGCGAGCTGCACGCTCGCCGACGTGAACAACCTCGAGCGCCCGCTCCTCATCGCCAAGGAGCACCTCCTCCCTCGCCCTCCGCCCGAGGAGAAGCTCGAGGACCTCATCCTCATGGCTCAG GTGACCAAGTTCACCTGCGGCGGATTCGCGGTGGGGATCTGCTTCAGCCACCTGGTGTTCGACGGGCAGGGCGCGGCGCAGTTTCTCAAGGCGGCGGGCGAGATGGCGCGGGGGCTCCCGGCGCCGTCGGTGCCCCCGGTGTGGGACCGCGACGCGATCCCCGACCCGCCGAAGCCCCCGCCGcgcgggccgccgccgtcgttcacGGCGTTCAACTTCGTGACCCAGGTGGTGGACGTCTCGCCGGAGTCCATCGCGCGGATCAAGGAGGACTTCAGCGCCTCCCCGACGGGCGGCGGCCAGGCCTGCTCCACCTTCGACGCCGTGACCGCCGTGGTGTTCAGGtgccgcgcgctcgccgcgtCGTCGCTCCCCGACGACGCCGAGGTCCGCCTCGGGTTCGCCGCCAGCACGCGGCACCTGCTCGCCGGCGTTCTCCCGGCGGTGGACGGGTACTACGGCAACTGCGTGTACCCGGTGGGGATCGCCCGTCACCGCGGCGCGGTGCGGggcgcggcgctggcggaggtggtgggCGTGGTGCGGGAGGCGAAGGAGGCGCTCGCGGCGCGGTTCACGGactggctcggcggcggcggcggcggcgaccactaCGACGTGCCGCTGGACTACGGGACGGTGACGGTGTCGGACTGGAGCCGCGTGGGGTTCAACGAGGTGGACTACGGGTTCGGCGAGCCCGGGTACGTGTTCACGCTCAACGACGACGTCAACATCGTCGCGTCGGTGatctacctccggccgccggcgcccaAGCGCGGCATCCGCCTCATGCTCCGCTGCGTCGAggagccgcacgccgccgccttcgccgacgagctcgccaaGTTCGCCTAG
- the LOC4326648 gene encoding acyl transferase 9-like — MAAAAVTKSPPALVPPAGPTPGGSLPLSSIDKTAAVRVSVDFIQVFPSSAEAAKDQAASVAAMREGFARALVHYYPVAGRIAEPVPGEPEIDCTGEGVWFIEAEASCSLEEARNLERPLCIPKEELLPRPPPEVRVEDTVLLAQITKFTCGGFAVGICFSHLVFDGQGAAQFLKAVGEMARGLPEPSLKPIWARDAIPNPPKPPLGPPPSFTAFNFEKSVIEISLDSIKRVKDQVASETNQKCSTFDVVTAMMFKSRTLAIDFAPDADVRLGFAASTRHLLNNVLPSVDGYYGNCVYPGGLAKTSQEVKDASLVEIVTAIREAKDVLSTRFLDWMSGGAKENHYNVSLDYGTLVVTDWSHVGFNEVDYGFGEPSYVFTLNDDVNIVPSVVYLKPPKPKQGIRLVLQCVEAQHSKVFGEELQKLA; from the exons atggctgccgccgccgtcaccaagtcgccgccggcgctggtGCCCCCGGCGGGGCCCACCCCGGGCGGCTCCCTCCCGCTCTCCTCCATCGACaagaccgccgccgtccgcgtctCCGTCGACTTCATCCAGGtcttcccctcctccgccgaagccgccaaggACCAGGCCGCATCGGTCGCCGCCATGCGGGAGGGTTTCGCCAGGGCGCTCGTCCACTACtaccccgtcgccggccgcatcGCGGAGCCGGTCCCCGGGGAGCCCGAGATCGACTGCACCGGGGAAGGGGTGTGGTTCATCGAGGCCGAGGCGAGCTGCTCGCTCGAGGAGGCGCGCAACCTCGAGCGCCCCCTGTGCATCCCCAAGGAGGAGCTGctccctcgcccgccgcccgagGTCCGCGTCGAGGACACCGTGCTCCTCGCGCAG ATTACGAAGTTCACATGCGGTGGATTTGCTGTGGGCATTTGCTTCAGTCACTTGGTGTTTGACGGGCAAGGTGCAGCCCAGTTCCTGAAAGCAGTTGGTGAGATGGCAAGAGGGCTCCCTGAGCCATCACTCAAACCAATTTGGGCCAGGGATGCCATTCCCAACCCTCCCAAGCCACCTCTAGGACCACCTCCATCGTTTACTGCATTCAACTTTGAGAAATCCGTCATTGAGATCTCGTTGGATAGCATCAAGCGTGTCAAGGACCAGGTCGCAAGTGAGACCAACCAGAAATGCTCCACCTTCGATGTGGTCACTGCCATGATGTTCAAATCCCGTACTTTGGCTATTGACTTTGCACCTGATGCCGATGTTCGTCTGGGTTTTGCTGCTAGCACACGTCACCTGCTGAACAATGTGCTGCCTTCAGTCGACGGCTACTACGGTAACTGTGTCTACCCTGGTGGCCTCGCCAAAACCAGCCAGGAGGTCAAGGATGCGTCGCTCGTAGAGATTGTGACAGCGATCAGGGAAGCCAAGGATGTGCTCTCGACACGGTTCCTCGATTGGATGAGCGGTGGTGCCAAGGAGAACCATTACAATGTGTCGCTGGATTACGGCACACTAGTCGTCACAGATTGGAGCCATGTCGGGTTCAACGAGGTGGACTACGGGTTTGGCGAGCCGAGCTATGTGTTCACCCTGAATGATGATGTGAACATTGTGCCGTCCGTCGTCTACCTGAAGCCGCCCAAGCCGAAGCAGGGAATCAGGTTGGTGCTGCAGTGCGTGGAGGCTCAGCACTCCAAGGTTTTCGGTGAGGAGTTGCAGAAGCTTGCATAG